Proteins encoded within one genomic window of Mesorhizobium sp. AR10:
- a CDS encoding tetratricopeptide repeat protein, with product MRKLLIVLGSVAVLSLAAIAFFANTMLARSALSAGMPSVAVAILKPAAAFGDPQAMNDLGVLLHRGTGTEEDPAEAARLLSAAAELGLPRAKLNLVLAQRPRCRIEKTDNAVFDMLEKMALSGDVIAASFAAECFGRASGIALRATSRRGVSAS from the coding sequence ATGCGCAAGCTTCTCATCGTCCTCGGTTCGGTTGCCGTACTGTCGCTGGCGGCCATTGCGTTTTTTGCGAATACGATGCTTGCCCGCAGCGCGCTCAGCGCCGGCATGCCGTCAGTCGCGGTCGCGATCCTGAAACCTGCCGCCGCTTTCGGCGATCCACAAGCGATGAACGATCTCGGCGTGTTGCTTCATCGCGGCACGGGAACCGAAGAAGATCCTGCCGAGGCCGCGCGTCTTCTGTCCGCCGCCGCAGAATTGGGCCTGCCGCGGGCAAAACTCAATCTCGTTCTGGCGCAACGACCGCGCTGCCGTATCGAGAAGACCGACAATGCAGTTTTCGACATGCTGGAGAAAATGGCGCTATCGGGTGACGTCATCGCGGCATCCTTCGCGGCGGAATGTTTCGGCCGCGCATCCGGCATCGCGCTACGGGCGACTTCGCGCCGTGGGGTGAGCGCTTCCTGA
- a CDS encoding DeoR/GlpR family DNA-binding transcription regulator, whose amino-acid sequence MLTDERHQLIRDRLAAEGRVLAGELATRFGVSEDTVRRDLRELAKAGQCRRVYGGAVAPAPFAAPIDLRGGHAVEEKRRLASAAVALLSSGQSLFIDGGTTNAAIARAIPRHLELTIATNSLGVASAVSDHALVELIVLGGRFDRDLGTCVGGDTLAAVAQLGADLFFLGSCGLDASRGVTAFDSAEAEVKRAMARNSAGIVIAVTNDKLATAAPYRVAGPDAIRHLVVEKTAPAAILADFERQGAEIHFA is encoded by the coding sequence ATGCTCACCGATGAACGGCATCAGCTCATCCGCGACCGGCTTGCGGCGGAAGGGAGGGTATTGGCCGGCGAGCTAGCGACCCGCTTCGGTGTTTCGGAGGACACGGTCCGCCGGGACCTCAGGGAGCTGGCAAAGGCCGGACAATGCCGCCGCGTCTATGGTGGCGCGGTCGCGCCGGCGCCCTTCGCGGCGCCGATCGATCTGCGCGGTGGCCATGCGGTCGAGGAAAAGAGACGGCTGGCGAGCGCGGCGGTGGCATTGCTCTCAAGCGGGCAGAGCCTGTTCATTGATGGCGGCACCACCAATGCTGCGATCGCCAGGGCCATTCCGCGCCATCTCGAACTGACCATAGCCACCAATTCGCTCGGCGTCGCCTCGGCCGTGTCCGATCACGCTCTGGTCGAACTGATCGTCCTTGGCGGTAGGTTCGACCGTGACCTCGGAACCTGCGTCGGTGGCGATACGCTGGCTGCCGTCGCACAGCTTGGCGCTGATCTGTTTTTTCTGGGCTCCTGCGGTCTCGACGCCTCACGCGGTGTGACGGCTTTCGATTCGGCGGAGGCCGAAGTGAAGCGGGCCATGGCCAGGAACAGCGCCGGCATCGTCATTGCCGTCACCAACGACAAGCTGGCCACCGCCGCGCCCTACCGCGTCGCCGGACCCGACGCGATCCGCCATCTGGTGGTCGAAAAGACCGCCCCGGCCGCGATCCTCGCGGATTTCGAACGTCAGGGCGCTGAAATCCACTTCGCCTGA